A single genomic interval of Agarivorans aestuarii harbors:
- a CDS encoding LysR family transcriptional regulator — MNFSLEQLNTFVTVYERKSLSKAAVKLNKHRSTIGQVVMNLEDTLMVTLFDKVGRSVEPTKEATLLYRYAKQAVEQLKTFDKLAINLASGDIEAINIGYCSFIPQIAIADVRMQLARDFPNLRVNLFVCGKDKLKQGIEDGYFHFGLVNIHDSKAINSFHSTYLETLSFVPFGARNSKLAGTSPDEMLSQLKNSKQLILQSLIEEGLSDKITFSPNNEAIDQLSVVIRLTELGHGWTLLPRSIVKSEYINQSLVQLEVSEWKKSLEIPISLWSPHSSQLEKIRTSIVNALQDYVDYVLEELNNDLCQ, encoded by the coding sequence ATGAATTTTAGCCTAGAGCAGCTAAATACTTTTGTTACTGTTTATGAACGAAAATCTTTAAGCAAAGCTGCTGTCAAACTCAATAAACACCGCAGTACTATTGGCCAAGTGGTCATGAATCTAGAAGACACTCTAATGGTAACTTTGTTTGATAAAGTCGGCCGTTCAGTTGAGCCTACAAAAGAGGCAACATTATTATATAGATACGCAAAACAAGCTGTAGAACAACTAAAAACTTTTGATAAACTCGCAATTAACTTAGCCTCCGGAGATATAGAAGCCATCAATATCGGTTACTGTAGTTTTATTCCTCAAATCGCAATCGCCGACGTTAGAATGCAACTAGCTAGAGACTTCCCAAACCTGAGGGTGAATCTATTTGTGTGCGGAAAGGATAAACTCAAACAAGGTATAGAAGACGGATATTTTCACTTTGGCTTGGTTAACATTCATGACAGTAAAGCAATAAATAGTTTCCATTCAACATACTTAGAGACCCTATCTTTTGTTCCATTCGGAGCGAGAAATAGCAAGCTTGCCGGTACTTCTCCAGACGAAATGCTTTCTCAACTAAAAAATTCGAAGCAGCTAATATTACAATCTCTTATAGAAGAAGGCTTATCAGACAAAATTACCTTTTCACCAAACAATGAAGCAATAGATCAATTATCAGTCGTCATTAGGCTAACTGAGTTGGGACATGGTTGGACGTTACTTCCTCGCTCAATAGTAAAATCGGAGTACATCAATCAGAGCTTAGTGCAGTTAGAAGTATCTGAGTGGAAAAAAAGCCTAGAAATTCCTATTTCACTTTGGAGTCCGCACTCCAGCCAATTAGAGAAAATCAGAACGTCTATAGTGAATGCGCTGCAAGACTATGTTGACTATGTTTTGGAAGAATTAAACAATGATTTGTGCCAATAG
- a CDS encoding efflux RND transporter permease subunit, with protein MNIAEFTIKNTVLSVIVMLLTIVGGWHAYQNMARFEDPEFTIRQAVIVTSYPGASPHEVALEITEPLEKAIQQLAEVKTIESVSTYGKSEINVEVRYDASKTRSDLQLVWNKLRNKISDISSALPTGAGKPYVADDFGDVFGLLYFVTGDGYSNAELKKYAKTLQSSLLQVDGVARVTLDGLQKEAIYVEISNQDAKRLGLAISNVVSLLSQQNAVVSSGNVKVGNKRLVIDPTNVVDSVESFQNLLISTDADGKLIYLKDIARVWRGYSEPEEKEYLYNGKPAVAIGISGLLGSNIVKIGSDIDSKIAETKNLRPLGIELHEFYHQGKIVDSSVENFVVNVIAALVIVIVTLLIFMGFKSAIVIGAILLLTIFATLATMNFVDIPMHRISLGALIIALGMMVDNAIVVTEGILVGILNGTKKLAIAKQIVKRSVWPLLGGTLVGIIAFAPIGFAPGSTAEYTGHLFWVILISLMYSWLFAITLTPLFCFWLFKESLGDNLSQQTDSRFSTLYKKLLYATLQQRFIVVVGVVALFCASVWGFQFVKPGFFPASTTPMFVVDYWLPQGTDISKTKKDIESLGKHIQSLEGVKTVQASIGGGVPRFMLVYAPESQNSAYGQLLIRTQDDKVIDGLLVDIQRYIDNAYPDAQGKTWKFVLGPGGGSRIEAKFSGPAPKVLHHLADQAKAIMAEDGKALSIKDDWRQAISVIEPIYAVQAAQRVGVSREDLASALETNFSGMRIGTYRDNDELIPIIAKAPKAESNSVTDIKNLQVISSITGASVPIGQITNGYRTVWRDGLVRRVDRQWEIKAQSDPVPGELTTDLFNRIKPKIEAIDLPEGYALKWGGEYGDSKESNDNLASTIPLGLIAMVITVFVLFGSVRQPIVIWLAVPLALIGVSTGLLATGTPMEFMAILGLLSLSGLLIKNAIVLVDQIDLEIIEGKPRHDAVVDAAASRVRPVMMGALTTVLGVIPLFFDAFFKSMSVVLVFGLTFATLLTLIIVPVLYAIFFNIKATESTKNLNLTL; from the coding sequence ATGAATATTGCTGAATTTACAATAAAAAATACAGTGTTGAGCGTTATTGTTATGTTGTTAACAATAGTTGGTGGATGGCATGCCTATCAAAACATGGCGAGGTTCGAAGACCCTGAATTTACGATTAGACAAGCTGTTATTGTTACTAGCTATCCTGGCGCAAGCCCTCATGAAGTCGCGCTGGAAATTACCGAGCCTTTAGAAAAAGCCATTCAACAGTTAGCCGAAGTAAAGACTATTGAATCTGTTTCAACCTATGGAAAGTCTGAAATAAACGTAGAAGTAAGATATGACGCGTCAAAAACTCGAAGTGATTTACAGTTAGTTTGGAACAAACTGCGTAATAAAATCAGTGATATTTCGTCGGCTTTACCAACAGGCGCCGGTAAACCTTATGTGGCAGATGACTTTGGTGACGTATTTGGTCTGCTCTATTTTGTAACGGGCGACGGTTATTCAAACGCTGAGTTAAAAAAATACGCAAAAACCTTACAGAGTTCATTGCTACAAGTAGACGGTGTTGCTCGAGTTACCCTTGACGGGTTACAAAAAGAAGCCATTTATGTCGAGATATCGAATCAAGATGCTAAAAGGTTAGGCTTAGCTATTTCTAATGTTGTTAGCCTACTGTCTCAACAAAACGCAGTGGTTTCGTCGGGTAACGTTAAAGTTGGTAATAAGCGCTTAGTTATAGACCCAACCAATGTTGTTGACTCGGTTGAGTCGTTTCAAAACCTCCTTATAAGCACCGACGCAGACGGTAAACTTATTTATCTCAAAGACATCGCGCGAGTGTGGCGCGGTTATAGCGAACCAGAAGAAAAAGAATATCTATATAACGGTAAACCTGCTGTGGCTATTGGTATTTCAGGCCTACTAGGCAGCAACATCGTAAAAATTGGTTCAGATATTGACTCCAAGATAGCAGAAACCAAAAACCTAAGACCACTAGGAATTGAATTACATGAGTTTTATCACCAAGGTAAAATTGTCGATTCGTCAGTTGAAAACTTTGTAGTGAATGTGATTGCGGCACTGGTGATAGTGATTGTAACCCTGCTTATTTTTATGGGCTTTAAGTCAGCCATTGTTATTGGCGCGATTTTGCTTTTGACTATTTTTGCCACACTTGCAACGATGAATTTTGTTGATATTCCTATGCATCGCATTTCATTAGGTGCGCTCATTATTGCCTTAGGAATGATGGTAGACAATGCGATTGTTGTCACCGAAGGGATATTGGTAGGTATTTTAAATGGTACTAAAAAATTAGCCATTGCCAAACAAATTGTTAAACGCTCAGTTTGGCCTTTGTTGGGAGGAACACTAGTAGGAATTATAGCTTTTGCTCCCATTGGCTTCGCCCCTGGTTCAACCGCAGAATATACCGGTCACCTGTTCTGGGTAATCCTTATTTCTTTAATGTATAGCTGGTTATTTGCTATTACTTTAACGCCGCTATTCTGCTTCTGGTTGTTCAAAGAATCTTTGGGTGACAATCTTAGCCAACAAACAGATAGCCGCTTCTCTACATTATACAAAAAACTACTTTACGCCACTCTCCAGCAACGCTTTATTGTTGTGGTGGGAGTTGTTGCGCTGTTTTGTGCCTCTGTATGGGGATTCCAATTTGTTAAACCGGGCTTTTTCCCTGCTTCTACGACGCCTATGTTTGTTGTTGATTACTGGCTTCCACAAGGAACCGATATTTCTAAAACAAAGAAAGATATAGAAAGCCTAGGGAAGCATATTCAGTCTTTAGAAGGAGTTAAAACTGTGCAAGCGTCGATTGGTGGAGGCGTACCACGTTTCATGCTTGTATATGCCCCAGAGTCACAAAACTCTGCTTACGGCCAATTATTAATACGCACCCAAGATGACAAAGTTATCGATGGGTTACTTGTCGATATTCAACGCTATATTGATAACGCCTACCCTGATGCCCAAGGTAAAACATGGAAGTTTGTATTAGGACCTGGTGGAGGTTCACGCATAGAGGCAAAATTTAGTGGCCCTGCTCCTAAAGTATTGCACCACCTTGCTGACCAAGCCAAAGCAATAATGGCCGAAGATGGTAAAGCCTTATCTATTAAAGATGATTGGCGGCAAGCTATTAGCGTAATCGAGCCTATTTACGCAGTTCAAGCAGCCCAAAGAGTAGGTGTATCTAGAGAAGACTTAGCCTCAGCGCTAGAGACTAACTTCTCAGGAATGAGAATAGGTACCTACCGCGATAACGATGAGCTGATCCCAATTATTGCCAAAGCACCGAAAGCTGAGAGCAACAGCGTTACCGATATCAAAAACTTACAAGTTATTAGTTCTATCACCGGAGCCAGCGTACCTATTGGTCAAATAACTAACGGGTATAGAACGGTTTGGCGTGATGGTTTAGTAAGGCGAGTTGACCGCCAATGGGAAATTAAGGCGCAGTCAGATCCTGTTCCCGGTGAGCTTACAACCGATCTATTCAATCGCATAAAACCAAAAATTGAAGCGATTGACCTCCCAGAAGGTTACGCCTTGAAATGGGGTGGAGAGTATGGAGATTCTAAAGAATCTAATGACAATTTAGCATCAACCATTCCATTAGGTCTTATTGCGATGGTGATTACTGTTTTTGTGTTGTTTGGCTCGGTGAGGCAACCAATAGTTATTTGGCTGGCAGTACCTTTGGCCTTGATCGGAGTGTCTACAGGCTTGTTAGCCACAGGAACACCAATGGAGTTTATGGCTATTTTGGGCCTTCTGTCGTTGTCTGGCTTACTAATTAAAAATGCCATTGTGTTGGTTGACCAAATTGATTTAGAAATTATTGAAGGGAAACCAAGGCACGATGCTGTTGTTGACGCAGCGGCCAGCCGAGTTAGACCCGTAATGATGGGAGCATTAACCACAGTGCTAGGGGTTATTCCTTTATTCTTTGACGCATTCTTTAAATCGATGTCAGTTGTATTGGTATTTGGGCTTACTTTCGCGACCTTACTCACCTTAATTATAGTGCCTGTACTTTATGCCATTTTCTTCAACATAAAAGCTACTGAAAGTACAAAAAATCTTAATTTAACCCTCTAA
- a CDS encoding efflux RND transporter periplasmic adaptor subunit: MFHSAGFRLITVTVFIAGMLACNGEDSMRPLNEDVRPVKIMKISVAGDKEVSIFPAIINDNRLVDLSFTSGGKVISLPVKNAQFVKKGEVIASLDQRELKNSLNKFKAQFRSAEIEYNRARQLSKNNAISQSALQERLTERDVKQSQLDSALQAINDSVLTAPFDGVIAKKMVDNGQTVSSAQAIVKFIGGDTQEASIDMPANYLAELYQSTNKQNNTNTFIVLDIAPERKIAAYYREATLLADSATQTYNITFEFSAPSNLLVLPGMNATIEIHTLADHSENHPLIPLSAITSDGSDAYVWVVNSENMTVTKRKIHIAEGVGEMLAATSGIAKDELIVSAGATYLYEGMKVRKWK, translated from the coding sequence ATGTTTCATAGCGCGGGTTTTCGACTGATAACGGTAACTGTTTTTATAGCGGGTATGCTTGCTTGTAATGGTGAGGACTCTATGCGTCCACTAAATGAAGATGTTCGTCCCGTAAAAATAATGAAAATTTCAGTTGCTGGCGACAAGGAAGTATCTATATTTCCAGCAATCATTAATGATAATCGCCTTGTTGATTTAAGCTTTACATCAGGCGGTAAAGTTATTTCTCTTCCGGTAAAAAATGCACAATTCGTGAAAAAAGGAGAGGTGATTGCAAGCCTTGACCAACGCGAACTGAAAAATAGCCTAAACAAATTTAAAGCTCAATTTAGAAGTGCCGAAATTGAGTACAATAGAGCGCGGCAATTATCTAAAAACAATGCTATTTCCCAAAGCGCTTTGCAAGAACGTTTAACTGAACGCGACGTAAAGCAATCCCAATTAGACAGTGCCCTACAAGCCATAAATGATTCTGTTTTAACCGCGCCATTTGATGGCGTTATTGCTAAAAAAATGGTCGATAATGGGCAAACCGTATCAAGCGCTCAGGCTATAGTGAAGTTTATTGGCGGCGATACTCAAGAAGCATCTATCGACATGCCAGCAAACTATTTAGCGGAATTATACCAAAGCACAAATAAGCAAAATAATACCAACACTTTTATTGTTCTTGATATTGCCCCAGAGAGAAAAATTGCCGCTTATTATCGAGAAGCCACCTTATTGGCAGATAGCGCAACACAAACTTATAACATTACTTTTGAGTTTTCAGCTCCTAGCAACTTGTTAGTTCTTCCAGGAATGAATGCAACCATCGAAATACACACGTTGGCAGACCATTCGGAAAATCACCCCCTAATACCATTAAGCGCAATAACAAGTGATGGCAGTGATGCTTACGTTTGGGTAGTAAATAGTGAAAACATGACGGTTACGAAACGGAAAATACACATAGCAGAAGGTGTTGGTGAAATGCTCGCTGCTACATCAGGAATAGCAAAAGATGAACTAATAGTCAGTGCGGGAGCTACCTACTTATACGAAGGGATGAAGGTAAGAAAATGGAAATAA
- a CDS encoding TetR/AcrR family transcriptional regulator has protein sequence MPANLMSIKSERTRAKIIDAALKITMSEGFDKATFVHIAETAGISKSGINAHFKRKSDIAAQLAPIYIQMIKEPLNFDSTTDFYNSWVDSFNTNAQFKAAILSVGPIIPKLDGVKGLFDTINGHPEDVKRCVYMCVGFSVINS, from the coding sequence ATGCCGGCCAATTTAATGAGTATAAAATCGGAACGAACCAGAGCTAAGATTATTGATGCAGCCTTAAAAATAACCATGAGTGAAGGGTTTGATAAAGCTACATTTGTACATATAGCTGAAACGGCGGGCATTTCTAAGTCTGGGATTAATGCCCATTTTAAGAGAAAATCTGACATAGCAGCACAGCTAGCGCCGATTTACATTCAAATGATTAAAGAGCCTCTTAATTTTGACTCCACCACCGACTTTTATAATTCTTGGGTGGATTCGTTCAATACAAACGCACAATTTAAAGCGGCTATATTGTCTGTGGGACCAATCATCCCAAAGTTAGACGGTGTAAAAGGTTTATTCGATACCATCAATGGGCACCCGGAAGATGTTAAGCGGTGTGTGTATATGTGTGTTGGATTTTCCGTTATAAACAGTTAA
- a CDS encoding DUF7424 family protein, with protein sequence MNKLLALSALVIVLVGCDAEVIVPVNISQVSNLELNDTVITSQAKITIDGSCKDRETGAESDSLSKANGMMWNLFAREHEFVSCKATSKYAFDSIVTYNIETQLITKQGGMNSSKNKRELGLGLADGKVLLMVSDKLKQRLKARTGELDSVEPTFNVKLVNDTTELVEASSKGVYIYTGKSFTPYQEAGYTIKPKGSFYIRTGSVGADALTTHGYTHFATITK encoded by the coding sequence ATGAATAAATTGCTCGCCTTATCAGCGTTAGTTATTGTCCTAGTTGGCTGCGATGCCGAGGTTATCGTGCCTGTAAACATTAGCCAAGTTAGCAACTTAGAGCTAAACGATACGGTCATTACTTCTCAAGCAAAAATTACCATCGATGGTTCATGTAAAGACCGCGAAACAGGTGCCGAGTCCGATTCATTGAGTAAAGCAAATGGAATGATGTGGAACTTGTTTGCCCGTGAGCATGAGTTTGTATCATGCAAAGCAACTAGCAAGTACGCATTCGATTCAATTGTTACATATAACATCGAAACCCAATTGATCACGAAACAAGGGGGCATGAATAGTTCAAAGAATAAACGTGAATTAGGCTTAGGTTTAGCCGACGGTAAAGTGTTGCTTATGGTATCTGATAAGCTCAAACAACGCTTGAAAGCCCGCACAGGTGAACTTGATTCAGTTGAACCAACCTTTAACGTAAAGCTAGTAAACGATACAACTGAATTAGTAGAAGCAAGTTCGAAAGGTGTCTATATCTATACAGGAAAAAGCTTCACGCCGTATCAAGAAGCAGGCTACACAATTAAACCTAAAGGCTCGTTCTACATAAGAACTGGCTCAGTTGGAGCTGATGCCCTCACTACTCATGGTTACACACATTTCGCAACAATCACTAAATAG
- a CDS encoding recombinase family protein, which produces MKGQNIGYRRVSTIEQSTLRQLHGLELDTVFEDSISGSVKQRPGLDGLLAHIRSGDVVHVHDISRLARNTGHLLTLVELFLSKGVSLHFHKENLVFTADSSNPMNQLLLTLLGAIYQFERAMIRERQAEGIALAKKRGVYKGRKSTINKDAVVELRLAGLSYRKIAKELSISLSSVQRALKKMNE; this is translated from the coding sequence ATGAAAGGACAAAATATTGGATACCGACGGGTTAGTACGATCGAGCAGTCAACTTTGAGGCAGTTACATGGGTTAGAGCTTGATACTGTGTTTGAAGACAGCATCTCTGGCTCTGTTAAACAGCGACCTGGATTAGACGGGCTACTTGCACATATTCGATCTGGAGACGTTGTTCACGTTCATGACATTTCACGTTTAGCTAGAAATACAGGGCATCTACTCACCCTCGTCGAACTGTTCCTATCTAAAGGGGTATCACTACACTTCCACAAGGAAAATTTAGTCTTTACCGCTGATAGTTCGAATCCTATGAACCAACTCCTACTCACCCTATTAGGCGCTATTTATCAATTTGAACGCGCTATGATTCGAGAGCGGCAAGCCGAGGGCATCGCATTAGCTAAAAAGCGCGGTGTATACAAAGGGCGAAAAAGTACAATTAATAAAGACGCTGTAGTGGAGTTGAGGCTCGCAGGTTTAAGCTACAGAAAGATCGCTAAGGAGCTAAGTATTAGCTTATCTAGCGTACAGCGAGCTTTGAAGAAAATGAACGAATGA